The following proteins are encoded in a genomic region of Arachis ipaensis cultivar K30076 chromosome B02, Araip1.1, whole genome shotgun sequence:
- the LOC107625332 gene encoding calcium-dependent protein kinase 1: MGNTCVGPSIKNGFLQSVSAAMWRSQSPDELASNRESVKEEATNEPESGLPVQNKPPEQLTMPKHEAKEKSKPESKSKVETEPEQEKSKHRKPASVKRVSSAGLRVDSVLQRETGNFKDFFSLGRKLGQGQFGTTFLCVEKATGQEFACKSIAKRKLVTDEDVEDVRREIQIMHHLSGHPNVISIKGAYEDAIAVYVVMELCAGGELFDRIIQRGHYTERKAADLIRTIVGVVEACHSLGVMHRDLKPENFLFVNQHEDALLKTIDFGLSVFFKPGDIFNDVVGSPYYVAPEVLRKRYGPEADVWSAGVILYILLSGVPPFWAENEQGIFEQVLRGDLDFSSDPWPAISESAKDLVRKMLVRDPRRRMTAHQVLCHPWIQVDGVAPDKPLDSAVLSRLKQFSAMNKLKKMALIVIAESLSEEEIAGLKEMFKMIDTDNSGQITFEELKAGLKRFDANLKESEIYDLMQAADIDNSGTIDYGEFIAATLHLNKIEREDHLFAAFTYFDKDGSGYITQDELQQACDEFGIEDARLEEIIKEIDQDNDGRIDYNEFVAMMQNGSLPMVGRKGVEHSFSIGFRETLKL, encoded by the exons ATGGGGAACACTTGTGTTGGTCCTAGCATTAAAAATGGGTTTCTTCAGTCGGTTTCTGCGGCAATGTGGAGGTCGCAATCGCCAGATGAATTGGCATCCAATCGAGAAAGTGTAAAGGAGGAAGCAACCAATGAACCTGAATCTGGGTTGCCTGTCCAGAACAAACCTCCTGAGCAGTTAACTATGCCAAAACATGaggcaaaagaaaaatcaaaaccaGAATCAAAGTCAAAAGTGGAAACGGAACCGGAACAGGAGAAGAGTAAACACAGGAAACCAGCTTCTGTGAAGAGAGTTTCGAGTGCAGGGCTTCGTGTTGATTCTGTTTTACAAAGAGAGACTGGTAATTTCAAGGATTTCTTCAGTTTGGGAAGAAAACTTGGACAGGGACAGTTTGGGACAACATTTTTATGTGTTGAGAAGGCAACAGGACAAGAATTTGCCTGTAAATCCATTGCAAAGAGGAAGCTGGTAACTGACGAGGATGTCGAGGATGTGAGGAGAGAAATTCAGATAATGCACCACTTGTCTGGCCATCCAAATGTTATTTCCATTAAAGGTGCTTATGAGGATGCGATAGCGGTTTATGTTGTGATGGAATTATGTGCAGGTGGTGAGCTTTTCGATAGGATTATTCAGCGTGGACATTACACTGAAAGAAAGGCTGCCGATCTTATACGGACCATAGTTGGGGTTGTGGAAGCTTGTCATTCTCTTGGTGTGATGCATAGAGACCTTAAACCTGAGAATTTTCTTTTTGTGAATCAGCATGAGGATGCACTTCTCAAAACCATTGACTTTGGATTATCCGTGTTCTTTAAGCCAG GTGATATATTCAATGATGTGGTTGGCAGCCCATATTATGTTGCCCCAGAAGTTCTGCGAAAGAGGTACGGTCCTGAAGCAGATGTTTGGAGTGCTGGAGTTATCCTGTATATTCTTTTGAGTGGAGTTCCTCCATTTTGGGCAG AAAATGAACAAGGAATATTTGAACAGGTTCTGCGTGGTGATCTTGATTTCTCGTCAGATCCCTGGCCTGCAATTTCGGAAAGTGCTAAAGATTTAGTAAGGAAAATGCTTGTTCGGGATCCTAGAAGGCGGATGACTGCCCATCAAGTACTAT GTCATCCATGGATTCAAGTTGATGGTGTTGCTCCAGACAAGCCACTTGATTCTGCTGTACTAAGTCGCCTGAAACAATTTTCTGCTATGAATAAACTTAAGAAAATGGCTCTTATA GTTATTGCAGAGAGCTTatctgaagaagaaatagctggCTTAAAGGAAATGTTCAAGATGATAGATACAGACAACAGTGGTCAAATAACTTTCGAAGAACTTAAAGCTGGCTTGAAAAGATTTGATGCTAATCTTAAGGAATCTGAGATCTATGATTTAATGCAAGCA GCTGATATAGATAACAGTGGAACAATTGATTATGGCGAGTTCATTGCTGCAACCTTGCATCTTAATAAGATTGAAAGAGAAGATCATTTATTTGCAGCCTTTACATACTTTGATAAAGATGGAAGTGGTTATATTACCCAAGATGAACTTCAACAGGCTTGTGATGAGTTTGGCATTGAAGATGCCCGCTTGGAAGAGATAATCAAAGAAATCGATCAAGATAAT GATGGGCGCATAGATTATAATGAGTTTGTGGCCATGATGCAGAATGGAAGCCTTCCCATGGTTGGTAGAAAGGGCGTAGAACATAGCTTCAGCATTGGTTTCAGGGAGACATTAAAACTATAA